TTCCTGGGCCTTGGTGGCCGAGGCATAAAGCGCCTTGAGGGTGGGATACTCGGAGTCGTGCACCAGTTGGCCGTCCAGATAGCACTTCACGCCTTTGGCGCCGGATTCGATGCGGATGTCATACCAGCGGTTGGTTTCGATGCGGCCGTTGACTTCGCGGCCGATGACGCCGCCCATTTCGATGGCGTGGCGGCGGTTGCCCCAGCCGCCGAGGTTCCACCAGGACTTGGCATTTTCATCCTGCACATTGAAGAGAATGAGGAAGCCCTCGTCGCCACTGATTTTGCGGGCCTTGAGGGTGAGGGTGTAATCCGTCCAAGATTTGTCGCCGATGACGGCGCGCACATTTTCGGCACGGCTCATCTGGCGGAGGGCGCCGTCCTGGATGCTCCAGTTGCCATTGCCCAGCAGCCGCCAGGGCTGGGTGCCTTTGGCCGGGTCAAACTCAAAGAGAACCTCATTGCCGCGGGTGACCTTGATGTCCTTGAACTCGGCCTGGGTGAGCCAGGTGCCCACGCCGATGGCGCCGCCCTGCGTGCGGGTGGAGGCGTTGGGGGACTCCACGGTGATGGGGAGGATGGTCTGCCCGCGGTTTTCACTGAACATTTTTTGGACGTAATAGGAGGGGATGCCGTAGGCGCGGGAGCTGTCGAAATTGATGAGGTCCGGGTTCCAGCGGCGGTGATTGACATGCACAAAGAGCGGGGCATAGGAGGCCATGACAACCACGTCTGAATTGCGCTCCAGGCCGGTCATGAAGGCGGCCTCGCCCACGGCGGCGCGGAGATTGCCCTGGCCGCCGCCCTGGGTGACGGCGTACTCGCCCACGAAGACCTTGAAGCCGTTGCGGGGGTACTTGTCATAACGGGTGGACTGCACCATGAAAAACTCGGGGTTGTTGTAGTAGTGCTCGTCCACAATTTCGAGGGGGCTGTTTTTGGGCGGGCCGCCCCAGTCGTTGGCGATGATGTTGACGTAGGGGTATTTGGCCTTGATGGCATTGTACATGAGGCGGTAACGCTCCTCGTAGGCCGGGCCGCCGTTTTCGTTGCCGATTTGCAGGTACTTCAAATTAAAGGGGGCGGGATGTCCGTTTTTGGCGCGCACGGCGCCCCAGGTGCTGGTCACCGGGCCATTGGCGTATTCGATGGCATCCAAGGCGTCCTGGACAAACTCGTTCATCTTGTCCATGGGCACATTTTCGCGATGGCTCATGCCGCAGTTGATGACAAACAGCGGCTCGGCGCCGATGTCTTCGCACATTTGCAGATACTCATGGTAGCCGATGCCGTGGGTGGCGTGGTACCCCCACAAATTCCATTGGGTGCGGCGCTCGGAGAGGTCGCCGATGGTGAGTTTCCAGCGGTAGGCTTGGGCCATGGTATCGCCTTCCACCCAGCAGCCGCCGGGGAAGCGGTTGAACGAAGGCTTGAGGTCCACCAGCATTTGTGCCAGGTCCGGCCGCAGGCCGTTGGGGCGGTTTTTGAAGGTCTTTTTCGGGAAGAGGGAGACCATGTCCAGCCAGAAGGTGCCGGCGCGGGTGGTGCTGATGACCAGGCGGGCATGGGGGTCGGTGCCGCGGGCGGTGAGGCTCAGCGAATATTTTTTCCATTGCGTGTCGAGGCGCGGGATGCGGCCTTCGGCGTACACCTCGCGGTCTTCGCTTTCCAGCGTGACCGTCAGCGGGCCGTTAAAGCCGGCGGCCGCGCGGGCGAAGAGGGAGAGTTCGTAGTTTTCGCCCTTGCGGATGTTCATGCCCCAATAACCGCCGTTGGCCACGCCGGCGCGGCCGGTGCCGGGCTCGCGGATGTCCACTTTGAGCGAGCGCGGGTTTTTGGCGCTGAGGGGCTGGCTGCGGTCCACGGCGATTTCGATTTGGGCCGGCCCGCTGCGGACCACGGTCCAGTAATCCGGCTTGTCGCCGTCCTCGAAGTTGCGGTTGCGGACCAGCTCCGCGTAGATGCCGCCGTCGGTGGAGTGGTTGATGTCCTCAAAAAAGATGCCCCACAACATGGGACTGGAGGCGGGGCCGGGCCGGTCCACGGCCACGGTGATGGTGCCGGAGGCAGGAGCGCCCGGCAGCGCGAAGGGGGTTAAAAACAAACAGCCACCAGCCAGAGCTAGAGCGAACCACGCCATACACCAACGATTTTGTTTCATGGCGGGCAATTTAAGCACAGCCGGCAGCGGTGGCAATGTCGCATGTTTGGAGGACAGGCGTGGGGATGTCCTGCGGGAGGCCCTCCGGTTCACGCGCCCGGGCCGAAAGCGGCCCTTAACGGACTACTTGATAAGGATGTCCGCGGCGGCCTCGATGTAGCACTTGTAAGCGCGGTCGTTATAGCAGACAAAAATGATTTTTTCGATGGGCGGGTTGGTTTCCAGGAATTTGTGGGTTTCCTCCAGGGCAATGCGGGTGGCGCGTTCCATTGGAAACCCGTAGGCACCGGTGCTGATGGCGGGGAAGGCGATGGTTTTCAAGCCTTCGGCCACCATGATTTCAAAGCAGCGCCGGTAACAGGAGGCCAGCTTTTCATCTTCTCCCCGGTTGCCGTCTTTCCAGATGGGGCCCACGGTGTGAATGACGTATTTGGCGGGGAGCTGAAAGCCGGGGGTAATTTTGGCATCGCCGGTGGCGCAACCCTTGAGCTTGCGGCAGGCTTCGTAGAGCAAAGGCCCGGCGGCGCGGTGAATGGCGCCGTCCACCCCGCCCCCGCCCAGCAGGGAACTGTTGGCCGCGTTGACGATGGCATCCACCGCGAAGGTGGTGATGTCACCGGTCACAATTTCCACTTTGCCATCGCGGATTTTCATGGGCAAATCAGGGCCGAGCGTGTGGTGGCCAATGCCACAGAGGCAGAGGATACGCCCACCCCCTCATTTTTCAATCCTTTATTGCGCGGCCCAGGCGTGGGGGAAACCGCCGGCGGCCTTATTTCTTGCCGTAGATGCTCTCCGGGTCAAGCAGCCGCGGCTCGGTAACTTCGGCGCTTTGGCCTTGCTGCCGCAGGGAGCGGAAGAAACAGGACTTGTAACCTTCATGGCAGGCGGCGCCGATTTGTTCGACTTGAATCAGCAGGGTGTCGGCGTCGCAATCCACCGCGATGTCCTTCACAATTTGAACATGACCGCTGCTCTCGCCCTTCATCCAGTATTTTTGGCGGGAGCGGCTCCAGAAATGGGTTTTACCGGTGGCGAGGGTGGTTTCCAGAGAAGCCCGGTTCATCCAGGCCATCATCAGCACACGGCCGGTGGACTGTTCCTGCACAATGGCCGGAATGAGGCCGTTGGCATCGTATTTAAGCTGGTCAAGAAAGCTCATCAGGGGAGTGAGCTTAGCTTATTCAGGCCGTTTGGCAAGCCGCACCGCGCCGGCGCGTGGCATTCCCTTTTTTACCGGAGCCGATGGGCTCTTTTTTGTGGGCATTTACAGCAAATGGACCGGAAAGTGGAGGTGAATAAGAGGCTTCTGCGTGCTTGTTGGGAGAAATTTTGAAGATTTTTTTTCATGATTTTCTTGACGTTAGATTTTTTTGTGTTATACATTAGCGCCAGACAACCAAACGTAGCGCTCAAAAACAGGCTGCCAGAAAAAGCTGAAGTCCGTTTTTCGTTTGGGGGGCCAGCGAGGACAGTTTGCACAGGCAACGAATAGCGGTGACGTATAGCTTGGAGGCATTGGAACCCCGCGTTCTGCTTTCGGGGGATGGACTTTGCCCCATGGCCGCGCCGATGTTGCCCGCCGTGCAGGAGCCGCAGGCGGTGGAGGAAGTTGCCTTTTCGCCAGCGCAACATGGCGCGGAGGAATCTTCGTCTTCCGCCCTGTTTGAATCCACTCCTGGAGAAATTTTTGCTCCCTCGCCAGTCACTGAATCGAGCCCGGCGGAAGTTTTGGATACCACGGACGTTGGGGATGACGCTGGTGCCAGCGTGGCGGTGGAAGTGGCGGGGGAAACGGTGACGGAAAGCACCGCCGCGACCCCAATTTCCAGCACGGACGAGATGCCCACCGGGGCTTCCGGGGAGACACTTTCATGGACTGTTTTGCAAATGGTGGACACGTTGCGGGCTTCCAATGGGCCGCCGGAAGCGAGTACCGGGACGATTCATTTGACGCCTGAGAGCGGCTTGAATCTGAACGGCGGAACGTTGGAACTGGCTGATGGACAAGTACTTAGCGGAAATGGCAGCATCCAGGGAGGAATTGCGGGCAATGGGATATTTCGTCCGGGCAATTCGCCGGGACACCTGACGGTGGACAATTTCAACCCCGGCGCCGATGCGGTGACGGAGATTGAAATTGAGGGTTTGGCGCAGGGAGTGAGTTACGATTGGATTGAGGTTACCGGCGCGGCGAATCTGAACGGCACGCTCAAGATTATTTTCAATCCTCAAGGGGGATACACACCGGCGTTGGGCGACACTTTCAACGTCATCACCTGGAATAACTATAGTGGGCAGTTTGCCCAGTGGCTGGGGACGGTGGCCATTCCGGGGCAGCCCACCTGGGCGTTGAAGCCGGAGTACTTGCCGACGGGGCTCCGGTTGACGATTGTGCAGACACCCAATCTCTCGGCGGGACTGGACACGCAGATATTAAATGTGTTGCAGCAACTGGGGGAGGTGGCGGACCGGCTGGACACTTTTGGGAGCTTCGCGCAGAGCCTTCCGTTCATTGGTTCTAACGTGGGCAGCCTGGCCAACATGGGTTCGGCTTTTCTGAACGGATTGCGGGCGCGGATGATGTCGGTGTTGAGCGGCATCCCCACGGTGGCGCAGGTAACGGCGGGCATTCAGGGGTGGGACAACACCACCTTTGGCGGTTTCACGTTCCGGGTGAAGGGGATTTTGGCACACTATGGGGTGACCAGTTCGGACCCGATCTGGTGGGATTTGCAGGTGGAGCTGGAGCCGACGGCGATCAATGCGACGCTGCAAAACATCCTGGGCGGTGTGTTTGGGGCGGTGTTCAGCGGGTCGGCCCCCACGGTGACGGTGAACAGCAGCGCATTTTTGGATTTCTCCTTTGGCCGGGATGGCTCCGTTTTTGTGGGCGTGGATGCGGTGGGGGCGCGGGCGTCAGTGAATGCCAGCGGGCTGGGCGGGTTTGGTTTCACCTTCAATACGCCGGTGGGCACGCAGACGTTGAGCGCGAGCGGCGGCACGGTGGCGTTTGCGGCGGGGGTGACGGCCACGCCGGATGCCAGCGTATTGACCGGGGGACGGATTACCACGACAACCCTCACCAATCTGGCCAACGGCACCACCCCGGTGGGCAATGCGTTTAATGTGAGCACCACGGGCACGTTGAATGCGGCTTTTCCGCTGACGGGCACACTGAGCTTCCTGGGCTTCAGTCTGACGGGCGCGTACGTGGTGCGGGTGCAAAGCCCTAATATATTTAATCAGGCGCCGGAGCTAAGCGTGGAGGTCAACAGCACTTTGACGGTGATGGGACAAAACTTGAGCGGCAGCTTCACGCTCAAGAACACCGGCACCGAGACCATTCTGCAGGCCAGCAACGTCAGTTTCCAGGTGGGTTCGGGCAGCAGCCGGGTGTTGAGCGTGCAAAATGGGGCGGGCAACCTGCTGATTCTCAATTCTGGTTTGGCGGGGACGCTGGCGTTGGATTTCTCGACGGGGCCGGCCATACCGAATGTGGGATTGAGCGCAACGGGTCTGCAACTGGCGTTCAACACGACCACGGCGGCCGTGCCGGACATCAACGGGGTGGCGGTGGCGCTGCCGGCGGGGCCGTACTTCCGGGTGTCAGGCCAGGGGACGCTGACGTTGAGCACGCCGGCGGCAAGCCTGAGCGGGGATTTCCTGTTCGAGCCGCGGGATGCGGATGGGAATCCGGGGAATGGCTATGAGCAGACGGTGGCGGCGGTGGCGAATCTGGGCTTTCAGTTTTCGGACGGCACGAATCCGTTGCTGACGGTGAGCCAGGGGCAGGGGGCGATGGTGTTCACGAGCGCGGGGGTGATGGGGAGCTTGTCGGCGCAACTGGCCTTGAACGTGGCGGGGGTGAATTTGTCCGGGACATACGGGGTGACGTTGAACAACACCGCCTCGGCGTTCAACGCGACCTTTAATGTCAATGGCAACCCGGTGACGTTGAATCTGCCGGCGGGGCCGTATCTGCGGGTGAGCGCCAGCAGCGCAACGCTGACGGTGCAGGGCTTTGGGGTGACGGGCAGTTTTGTGTTTGAGCGCAAGCAAACCGGCGGCGGGGCGACGGTGGTGACGGTGGCGGGGACGGGCATGGCGCTGAGCTTTGGAGCGTCCGCCTCTAATATACTTAATGTCAGTAATGGCAGCGGGGCATTTATTTTGAGCCAGGCCGGTTTGGCGGGGACGGCGACGGCGACGGTGGGGGTGAACGCGACCGGGGTCTCGGTGGGGGGCACGTTCACGGTGCGGATTAATGACCGGAATACCGCCGTGAGCGAGACCGTGGAGGTGGGCGGAACCAATGTAACCATCAACCTGCCGGCGGGGCCGTATGTGCAGGTGCAGGGTCAGGGGGTGACGTTGACGGTGCTGGGGGTGGGGTTGCAGGGCGACTTTACCTTCGAGCAAAAGAACACCTTGAGCGGCAGCCGCGTGATTACGGTGACGGCGGCCAATGTGAATTTCAACTTTGGGACGAGCCTGCTGACGGCCACCCATGGGTCGGGATTCTTCATGATGACCGATGCCGGGTTGATGGGCGAGGGCCAGATTACGGTGGGCATCAATGCGTTTGGCACGGGCTTTTCCCATACTTTCCAGTGGAGCTTCAACAACACCAGTGCGGCCTTCAATCAGGCGGTGGGGAATCCCACGGCCTTGAATCTGCCGGCGGGGCCGTTCAACAAGCTGGATTCCGGCCCCACGCCCATCAGCATCAACATTCCCATCGGCAGCAGCACGCAGTCGCTGAGCGGGCGGTTTATTTTGACGCTGGTGCAGGGCAGCCCGGGTTATGTGACCCTTGCGGCGTCGAATGTGAGCGCCACGCTGGGGGCGGGGCCGGTGAGTTTGACGGTGAGCGGCGGGCAGGGGGCGTTTCTGCTGACGGCTGCGGGCGGTTTGGCGGGCGAGGTGAAGGTGGCCAGCGCGACGTTGGGCAATGCGGGTTTGCTGGGGCTGAACGCGCAGAACCTGAAGCTGCGGCTGAACAATACGGGCGGGAATGTGGGCGACCCCAACCCGGTGGTGGTGCCGATTTCCGACAACCCGGCGGAAAATGTGTCCATCCAGTTTATTGGGCCGTATTACCACAACTTCCTGGCGGTGTCGGGCACGGCGGAGATTACCGGCCTGATGGGCGGCATCACGCTGGGCGGAAACTTTGTGATAGAGACGGCGCGGCTGGACACCAACGGGGACAGCGTGCTGGAGGACGTGTTCAAGCTGGGGGCCACCAATCTGCAATTGCGGGTGCAGATGGGGTCGGCGACGGTGCTGTCGTTTGACCGGGGGACGGGAGCGCTGATTTTGAACGGGGCGGGGCTGGCGGCGGAAGCGGATTTGCAATTTGAATCGGGCCTGGTGGGGTTGAGCGGGACGATGCAGTTGAAGCTCAACACGACGGGGGCGAATGTCAACACGACGGTGAACACGCCGTCGGGCAGCCGGGTGGTGAACGTGCCGGCGGGCACCAACGTGCAGGTGAATGTGGACGGGCATTTGCATGTGGGGAGCTTTGCGCTGCCGTTCCAGTTGAGCGTGCGGGTGGCGGGCAGCACCATCGAGTTCCGGCGGTTGAGCAACAACGAGCTGCTCTTGACGGTTGACAGCGGCACCATCATCCCCGGGCCGGCGTTGACGTCGCTGGCCAACTTTGATTTTGCCAAGGCCAGCCCGTTTGAATGGGTGATGCTGCTCAATCAGTTGGGCGACTGGTTCGAGTCGTTTGCGGGCAGCTCGCTTTTCCAGGTGGAGATTCCGTTCACCGGCGGCAAGACGCTGGGGGATGCCTTCAACTGGGCGCAGCTTTATCTGGACACCATCTACAAGTATTTCGTGAGCGTGGAGCTGCAGTCGCGCAGCGTCACCGAGACCAGCACGCACACGGGGGCGCTGGCGGGGGCCACGCTGAAGCTGCAGTTGGGGACGGAGCCGGTGGTGACGTTGACGGTGACGGACACGGTGGGGGATCCGAACTCGCGCACGGGCACGGAGCTGGTGACCTTGTTGCAGAACGCGATAGCGGCGCAGGGGCTGGCGGGGCGGCTGGAGGCGCGATTGAACCGGGAGAAGAAGGTGGTCATTGCGTTGCGGGAGGATGAAGTGGCAAAGAACACCACCTTGAACCTGGTGGATGCCGATGCGGCGATATCGAGCCTGGGCTTCGGGCCGGGGGATGGCAACACGGCCACCAATGACCAGACGGGGGTGCTGACGGAGCGGTTCAGCACGGAGGAGTTTTTTGTGGCGCTGGCGGATTTGTTCAACGACGGTTTGTTGAACAACAACAGCGGGATAATCTACAACCCGATGCAGCGGGTGTACACCTACACGGTCAACCGGCAACTGACCTACAACACGCAGCAGTTGTTTGGCTCGCCCACGCTGCCGTTCAATTTCAACCTGGCGTTGGGGCCGATTGCGGGGGCGTCGCTGACGGGCGCACTGCAATTCAACGTGCAGGTGGGCTTCAACCTGACGCTGGGTTTTGACCTGGCGGCGGCGGAGGTGCCACGGGTGTTTACCTCGAGCACGGTGCCGACGCCGAGCCACGGGCGGATTACGGCGGACGCGCACTTTGGGATTTATTTGAACGACGTGCTGCCGAGCGGTTCGGGCACATTTGCGCAGTGGT
This is a stretch of genomic DNA from Fontisphaera persica. It encodes these proteins:
- a CDS encoding alpha-L-arabinofuranosidase C-terminal domain-containing protein, translating into MKQNRWCMAWFALALAGGCLFLTPFALPGAPASGTITVAVDRPGPASSPMLWGIFFEDINHSTDGGIYAELVRNRNFEDGDKPDYWTVVRSGPAQIEIAVDRSQPLSAKNPRSLKVDIREPGTGRAGVANGGYWGMNIRKGENYELSLFARAAAGFNGPLTVTLESEDREVYAEGRIPRLDTQWKKYSLSLTARGTDPHARLVISTTRAGTFWLDMVSLFPKKTFKNRPNGLRPDLAQMLVDLKPSFNRFPGGCWVEGDTMAQAYRWKLTIGDLSERRTQWNLWGYHATHGIGYHEYLQMCEDIGAEPLFVINCGMSHRENVPMDKMNEFVQDALDAIEYANGPVTSTWGAVRAKNGHPAPFNLKYLQIGNENGGPAYEERYRLMYNAIKAKYPYVNIIANDWGGPPKNSPLEIVDEHYYNNPEFFMVQSTRYDKYPRNGFKVFVGEYAVTQGGGQGNLRAAVGEAAFMTGLERNSDVVVMASYAPLFVHVNHRRWNPDLINFDSSRAYGIPSYYVQKMFSENRGQTILPITVESPNASTRTQGGAIGVGTWLTQAEFKDIKVTRGNEVLFEFDPAKGTQPWRLLGNGNWSIQDGALRQMSRAENVRAVIGDKSWTDYTLTLKARKISGDEGFLILFNVQDENAKSWWNLGGWGNRRHAIEMGGVIGREVNGRIETNRWYDIRIESGAKGVKCYLDGQLVHDSEYPTLKALYASATKAQEEVIVKVVNASYDPVTTTFALQGVQRVQGPARMIVLTSENATDENSLENPTKVSPKTATLNLPGPRFEQTLAPNSINVLRVRVQ
- a CDS encoding O-acetyl-ADP-ribose deacetylase encodes the protein MKIRDGKVEIVTGDITTFAVDAIVNAANSSLLGGGGVDGAIHRAAGPLLYEACRKLKGCATGDAKITPGFQLPAKYVIHTVGPIWKDGNRGEDEKLASCYRRCFEIMVAEGLKTIAFPAISTGAYGFPMERATRIALEETHKFLETNPPIEKIIFVCYNDRAYKCYIEAAADILIK
- the hisI gene encoding phosphoribosyl-AMP cyclohydrolase; translated protein: MSFLDQLKYDANGLIPAIVQEQSTGRVLMMAWMNRASLETTLATGKTHFWSRSRQKYWMKGESSGHVQIVKDIAVDCDADTLLIQVEQIGAACHEGYKSCFFRSLRQQGQSAEVTEPRLLDPESIYGKK